A region of the Rhodospirillaceae bacterium genome:
AAAGACTTTGTTGCCGCCGTTCGTGAGCGTGCTGTTGGACACGAAGTTCTCAGCAGCGTGACGCCGGGCCAGATGATGATCAAGGTCGTCCACGATAACCTTGTTGACGTCTTGGGTGCCGGCGAAAACGAAATTAATTTGAACGGCACACCGCCAGTCGCCATCCTGATGGTTGGTTTACAGGGGTCCGGCAAGACCACCACCAGTGCCAAGTTGGCGCGTCGGCTGCAAATTCGTGACAAGAAAAAAGTTCTGATGGCATCGTTGGACATCTACCGTCCTGCCGCCCAGCAGCAGTTGGCCGTTCTTGGCGAACAAGCCGAGGTTGCGACCCTTCCCGTTGTGTTTGGTGAGCAGCCCTTGGCGATTGCCAATCGGGCGATGGATACAGGCCGCAAGGAAGGCTACGACGTTGTTGTCTTGGATACCGCCGGTCGTCTGCACATCGATCAGAAATTGATGGATGAAGTCGCTGCCGTTAGCGCCGCGACATCGCCAACCGAAACCTTGTTGGTGGCCGACGCCTTGACGGGTCAAGATGCAGTCAATGTCGCCAAGGAATTCCACGAGAAAGCTGGCGTCACCGGCATTGCCCTGACCCGGGTCGATGGTGATGCAAGAGGCGGTGCGGCGTTGTCCATGCGGTCGGTCACCGGGTGCCCGATTAAACTGATGGGCACCGGCGAAGGCCTGGACGCCATCGATAGCTTTCAGGCTGAACGGGTTGCCGGCAGCATCTTAGGCATGGGCGATGTGGTTGGGTTGGTTGAAAAGGCTGCCGAGCAGATCGACCAAGAAGAAGCCGAAGCCATGGCCAAGAAATTGATCAAAGGCCGCTTTACCCTGGACGACATGCTCCAGCAACTGGGCCAAATTAAGAAAATGGGCGATATGGAAGGCCTGCTTGGCATGCTGCCAGGGGTTGGCAAGATCAAGAACCAGCTTAAAGAAGCCAACGTTAACGACAAGATGATTGCCCGTCAGGAAGCGATCATCTTATCGATGACGCAGAAAGAACGAGAAAACTCGAAAATCTTGAACGGGTCGCGCAGACGGCGGATTGCTGCCGGTGCGGGCACCACGGTTCAAGAAGTCAACCGACTGCTTAAACAATATAAGCAGATGACGTTGATGATGAAGAAGATGGGTAAAAAAGG
Encoded here:
- the ffh gene encoding signal recognition particle protein, coding for KDFVAAVRERAVGHEVLSSVTPGQMMIKVVHDNLVDVLGAGENEINLNGTPPVAILMVGLQGSGKTTTSAKLARRLQIRDKKKVLMASLDIYRPAAQQQLAVLGEQAEVATLPVVFGEQPLAIANRAMDTGRKEGYDVVVLDTAGRLHIDQKLMDEVAAVSAATSPTETLLVADALTGQDAVNVAKEFHEKAGVTGIALTRVDGDARGGAALSMRSVTGCPIKLMGTGEGLDAIDSFQAERVAGSILGMGDVVGLVEKAAEQIDQEEAEAMAKKLIKGRFTLDDMLQQLGQIKKMGDMEGLLGMLPGVGKIKNQLKEANVNDKMIARQEAIILSMTQKERENSKILNGSRRRRIAAGAGTTVQEVNRLLKQYKQMTLMMKKMGKKGKRGLMGGMGGMMPGMMPPMPPIR